The Anopheles moucheti chromosome 3, idAnoMoucSN_F20_07, whole genome shotgun sequence genome contains the following window.
TATACCCAAAGAAGAGATCCGTTATAAGGAAAATCTGCAAAGAGAACGAATTGAATTATGCAACAAATCGTCtgcaaaattgaaaagaataCCATAATTACCTGGGCTGTGCAGAAAATTAGCGTCACACCGAAGTAAAAGTTGGCGTTTGCTGAATTGTTGTATATCCACAGGTGCCACACGGTTGGGGCGAGCACACTCGTCACCAGCATCGTTGCACCGACGATGAAATTGTTCTTCATGACTGAAAAATAACGTAAAAAGTACACGTTGAGTTCGAACTTTTCTCTCGCACAATATCGCAGCAAGAGTTTGTGACTCACACATGGAAATCGATTTCCACAGCGGAATGAGGGCAAGGTAGAAGCTAACATCGCCCACGCACGGATAGGAGCGAAAAACGGCCGCCAGCCCGATCAGCATCGTTGCCAGCATGATCGGTTCCTTGTGTAGCTTGAACGTGAGCGGAAACAGGTACAGCAATGTGGCATTGATTTGGAACGAGTACAGGAACAGCGTCCGGAAGTGATCGAACATTTCCGTGAAGAAGTACCAGAACAGCCCAATATTTGGTTGTAAGCTGCGGCAGTTGATGCTATACATGGGATGAAAGAAAGTGTGTCTATTAGCAAATTCGTGTTTGGTGAATCCGATTTAATTGCATGAATCTTTGCATGAGGATTCAGACCCGAGAGTCGATTTGTGAATGCTTTAATGCTTAAGATTCATATAAATGACACTtcacaaaagattcattatgCACAACACTACAAATCACACGCAGATTTTGCAGAAAAGGCTTTCGAGCACTTACATGAAGCCATACGTGGCGTCTAGGAAACTCCAGTCTCCACCCATCAGAAAGTTGCCGAAGTAATTAACTCCTATAAATAAGCTTGCAAATAAGAGGCAGCTGGCCGTTATGCTGCGAAATCTGCTCCCACTGCTGCCTGTCCCGGTTTGGTGATTGGCAATGTGCAGTGCGCCCGGTGCGAGTAACACAAATGGATACAGATTAATCTGCGTTTCGAGTGCCAGCGCCAGGAAGCTGACCAGCCGTTGACGACGCGATAGCCCGTACAGAAAAGCGGCCAGCAGGAAGTTACTCCACACGGTCGTCGTCTGGCCGACACAGTTTAGAATGGTGTACGGATTGAACAGGTAAGCAAACCCGACGGACATCGGAACCGTGTGCAGATCCGCCTCGACAAGATGGAGCTCATCTGTGTCCTTCGCGTACGTAtccatttcgtttcgttgtttttcgTACATATCGCGTATAAATACTCGTGCCGCTAGCAGCAACAATATCCCTGTCAGAACGTCCAGCAGGATGAACAGGGACGGTATGGCACTTGGGACATTATCTAACAGCCAGCGGGAAGCGTGCAGAATAATTGGATTTTTATGATACACGTCCCCATCGTATGGATTGATTCCGTTCGCATACAGATATGCGCCTTCCTCGACTGTGGAGTGAATGAGCGAGTCAGTCAAACGAAAGGCcggtgtttaatgtttaaggGAGAATGGAAACCGCTTACCTCGTTTCCATGCATTTATCGGAGTAGATACTTCCACCCGGTTCTGTATCCCTTGCGAGTAGCGCGAATTCATCAACAGAAAGCGCACTGCTGCGGCCACTCCTATGCTTATCGCCAGCTTCATTCTGGATACGCTGATATCTTGCGCGGCCACAGGCCCAACGTTTTGGCAGCACGTCAATTATTAGTAGATGTGTTGCTTCACATAAACGTTTAGACTTGTGATTTGTAACACACTTTCCTTATCCACCACACTACCACATTTTTATTCACTTTCGCGTTCGTTGTTTTAAATCCCGGTCTTCATCGATAAAAAGGGCGAATGAAGAATTTGTTTATCTAcgctgttggtgttgttgatgtttcgcTTTTGTTAAGTTGACAGTTCGCGTAAGCATGTGACAACCGTTTATCAAGCCACGTTTGTTTCCTCActtgacgacatgctggcatGCTGTCAAATTATCTAACAcggtgtttgtttacatttcgtCCGGCACGGCGCGTGCCGAGTATTGCTCGCTTTACTTACCAGGTTTTTAGCACGTAAAACCTTTGGAACGTCCTAATTTTAATACTCTTTTCAATCCCTTTCAGATCATCGATATCGTACAACTTTCACAGCCGCAAAATGCGTATGGCTAGTGCATTGTTACGATCTCGCAAGCCACAGAACGAGACGGACGTACCATTTCAGGAGGTGCTGCCACTTCGCCTCAAAAACCATGTGAGCGGtaaaacagataaaacaaGCGATGTGGCATGCCTGCAAGAGATGGCAGTGCTCTTTTCCTGTCTGAAAACGCACGATTTCAATGAAAGTTTGTGCGCTAAAGAGGTGGGTACCTTCCAGCGCTGCTACAAGGTGTTCCTGGATAAGAAAATggacaaaaaggaaacatccAGCAAGGGTATGCTAGTGGCAGGAAAGGACCTCAACTATAAGCAATTAAACAAGGTGCTGAAAAAGTATCCTACATCGGCACAGAATTAGGGATAAGATCCTTGTTCGGGGTTGCTGCTTGGAAGGTGCTTATGCTGATGCATATTGTAGTGTAATAAATCCTTCATACAATAAGGAAACACGTTTGTATCCCGAAAATATTCGAAACCAGGTAAGTAACTTCATTTTAATCGTTTAATTACTCATGTACACATTATTCTGAGGTGGGTTAATTGCACAACGAAACAAAGCTTGTAATTGACTGCTAGTGCCATCTGTTGTTCGGTGCCGAAACTCATTCAAAATGTTTTCCCATTTCTTTTGTCGACCATTGCAGCTGGTTCGGATTTTACTTCGACAGCCTTAAGAAATCCCATTAATCCCATTAGCTCCGTTCATGCCTTGTGGCTTTATTGATTCTCTATGCTAGTACAATAAATATAGCTGGGTGTGTTTTTGACGAACCTAGAATGTTGGCAGTGTTGTTCGTAAATTGTGCACATTTACATGACTAAAAAAGGTTTTTAGTTTTTGCAGAACGACTAAGCCATTAGGCGCGTCACATGAATAAATTATGACTCTTTACGAGCATTAATGAACTTATTGTCCGTCGCGAACGAACGCTCGAcggaaagaatacattaaataaaacgataaattaaataatatgcgcatcaaaaagaaaacacatgcGCCGATAGTAACGATGAAAGGTGTACGATTAAACAGATAACAATTCAGAACACTTCCTTGCGGAACTGGAAGCCAAACTGGTCGCACTTGTAGCGCAGGGTTTTGGCAAGCTGTGGCGGTCCACAGTAGAACACCGTCACTTTACCCTTTTTCTGGTCCTGAATTTGTTTGAACACTTTGTCCCAGTTGGGTCGACCGGCGTTAGTGCGCGTTTTTAGCCCGGTGATCAGATCACGCTTCTCTTTCTCGTGTAGCAGATCCAGGGCGAGCTGCAAACCGACCGCCTTCATGTCCGTCTTTTGCAACGCACTGGTAATGTACATGTGCATCTCGAGGAACCGTTCCATTGCGCCACCGAGTTCCGCCTGTTCGATCTCGAGCTGGGACAGTAAATTGACGAACCACTCGAACGAACGCTGATCACGGTTGATCCAGAAGAAGTCCACCTTGCGCAGGTTCATGATCGTCGGTGGAATCTCGCTCGACCATTCGTACGAACACCGCGGACAGCAGTGTCGGGCCTTCCAGTAACGGTGCATGATGGATTGCAGGATCGAGGCGAACGGTGTTACACCGATACCGGTCGCAATCAGCACGGCATGCTGCGCTTGGAAGATATGACTCGAGGGTGCACCATACGGTCCGTCAATGTAGATTTCTAGCGGTTTACCAACGGGATAGTTGACCGGTCGGTTTCCGGATGCTGCACCGGCTGTAACGATTGCATCTTGCGATGATGCTGACCCAACCGCAACCACGGCTGTGCCCGTCGTTGATACAGCTCCTGCTGTGCGACCTTCTTCCGCATCCTTTTGCGTGAAGACACCGGGCGAAACGACGATCGAATTGGTTGAGTCGCGCGGTTCACAGTTCTCCAGGCTTGGAGTCTTAAAGGCGATGATCGTGGGTTTGTTACGCATATAGCGGAAGCTCTGCGCAAGCGATTTATTCTGTGGACTC
Protein-coding sequences here:
- the LOC128303249 gene encoding phosphatidylinositol glycan anchor biosynthesis class U protein, which codes for MKLAISIGVAAAVRFLLMNSRYSQGIQNRVEVSTPINAWKRVEEGAYLYANGINPYDGDVYHKNPIILHASRWLLDNVPSAIPSLFILLDVLTGILLLLAARVFIRDMYEKQRNEMDTYAKDTDELHLVEADLHTVPMSVGFAYLFNPYTILNCVGQTTTVWSNFLLAAFLYGLSRRQRLVSFLALALETQINLYPFVLLAPGALHIANHQTGTGSSGSRFRSITASCLLFASLFIGVNYFGNFLMGGDWSFLDATYGFIINCRSLQPNIGLFWYFFTEMFDHFRTLFLYSFQINATLLYLFPLTFKLHKEPIMLATMLIGLAAVFRSYPCVGDVSFYLALIPLWKSISMFMKNNFIVGATMLVTSVLAPTVWHLWIYNNSANANFYFGVTLIFCTAQIFLITDLFFGYIKREFCLKHGIRVLVDGKEARITLEY
- the LOC128303260 gene encoding uncharacterized protein LOC128303260 isoform X1 produces the protein MVYGLNRSSISYNFHSRKMRMASALLRSRKPQNETDVPFQEVLPLRLKNHVSGKTDKTSDVACLQEMAVLFSCLKTHDFNESLCAKEVGTFQRCYKVFLDKKMDKKETSSKGMLVAGKDLNYKQLNKVLKKYPTSAQN
- the LOC128303260 gene encoding uncharacterized protein LOC128303260 isoform X2 — its product is MRMASALLRSRKPQNETDVPFQEVLPLRLKNHVSGKTDKTSDVACLQEMAVLFSCLKTHDFNESLCAKEVGTFQRCYKVFLDKKMDKKETSSKGMLVAGKDLNYKQLNKVLKKYPTSAQN